AGATGCATGTGAATACATTTTGTTCTTGGTGGGATACAACTCTTTTTTTCTGACATTCTTGAAAACTGTGTTCTTTTTTCATCTTACATTTCAACTCTCCCAAGAATCACTCATCCctacaggggaaaaaaaaagtttttacaGAGTGATGAGTGATCCTTTACTTTCACTCTATACAGTATGGTAATAGGATAGTTTTCATTCAATCAATCATCTGTCCCCACATTTCAACCTGCTTTGTTTACTCTCTATGCGAATATTGAATGAATATCAACCCAGTAAAACTTTGTTTACTGTCTTTACCCCATAACTCTTTTTTGCTCTATATAAACCCTTCTCACTACAATAAGCTTGTTAGGAAATGAAGAAGAGAAACCAAACCTCAGTTCCAACAATGGCGGTGATGATTCAGCCTCTGCTTGCTCTTATGCTATTCACAACCCTGTTCTCccacatttcaggtaaaatcccTTGTTTATCTGCCTAAACACATCAAATGCAAGAGTGTTTCTTGATTTTCCTTCATGATTCTGTGTTTTCTTGAGATGGGCTTGCCCAAATTCTAAGATTTGCCTGCTCAAAGTTTTGCTGGAAGACCCCATGAAAGTATTTCTTGTCTCTTTTGTGAACCTGTTGATTATATCTTTTGAGTTTAAGACGAATAACACTAATGTCGAGAGTTTAAACTAACTGGTAGTATTTCTCTGTGGTTTTACTGATTTCACGAGCCTGTCCATTTTTAGAAAAGGGGTTAGAAGCTTCATTTCTTTCAATGCGTTTCGACACCGTTCTACTCGTAAGCATGGTGCTAACTGTTCTAACGACCCGAGATTTACTCCCAAATGCTAGCCAAAGTGAAACACGTCTTTTCCTGAGTTTGTAGTTTGAGTAACAACCaatttaactatttttttggttgattttggtttgtttgttaACAGCAACCACAATAACATTATTCAACAAGTGCACACATCCAGTGTGGCCAGGTATACAACCAGGCGCAGGCAAACCCATCTTAGCGCGTGGAGGCTTCAAACTCCTTCCCAACAAAGCCTACTCCCTCAACCTCCCCCCTCTCTGGTCCGGCCGTTTATGGGGCCGCCACGGCTGCTCCTTCAACGCCAACGGCCACGGCCGCTGCGCCACCGGAGACTGCGGCGGATCCCTATTTTGCAACGGAATCGGCGGAACCCCTCCCGCCACACTCGCCGAAATCACCCTAGGAAACGATCAGGACTTCTACGACGTCTCCCTTGTCGACGGCTACAACCTGGCCATGTCGATAACGCCGTCCAAGGGATCTGGCAAATGCAGCTCTGCAGGGTGCGTGAGTGACCTGAATCTGATGTGCCCGATCGGATTACAAGTTAGGTCAAGAGATAATCGGAGAGTTATGGCTTGCAAGAGTGCTTGCTTCGCTTTCAATTCGCCGAGGTATTGCTGCACGGGAAGCTTTGGAAACCCTCAATCTTGCAAACCAACTGCGTATTCGAAGATCTTCAAGACTGCTTGTCCCAAAGCTTACTCTTATGCTTTCGATGATCCAACCAGTATCGCTACTTGCACCAGAGGGAATTACTTGATCACTTTCTGCCCTAACCATCGCTAATTAGGTTTAATTAGTTACTATTGGTATTTATTATTAGTCGTTAATTATGTTTACGTACTAATGGTATTTTGATTGTACTGTTAAGCGTGCCACACTGGGTGGCACTGATATTGCTTTGAGAAACGTTCGAGACCTATTTCTTATCCTATTCActattatgtatttttttggtaagaCACTATACAAGTTTACGCTTGAGACAAGTTTAAACTCAGTCATCAAGTGCATGTGTTAAAATTTTTCATAATGAGAGGGTAAGTTTGGTCAAAATTTGCGTGAACATATGGGTATTGCTCTTATAAAATCAAACTCATAACTTTTCGAGTATATGATTTTTGATACTAAAGAGATTTATCACTAGATTATCACGTAAATGATTATTATTCACTAGCTTTCAATATGTGTATTTGATTGGGAGAAGGAATATTTATTGTGAGGACAAGATTTTTGGTAATTGTTGCTTCTAAACATAGAGAAGTGCACTTGTGATTGATGTTTGTGGACATATTTGGGTTTTGGTTGTCCTTGCTTTGGACAGACAATGCCTTGGTTTTTATATATTGGTTCTCTGTCTGCATCTCTGCCTGTAGTAACTAGTAAGTAGGCATGTTGAGCAAAGAACGGCAGTCATGTGAACCTACTTATATAAAATAGTATCATCACTCAACACTAGCAAGCAAAGCCGTTTAACTAAAATTTGTTTCCACTCTACTACTCTAGGgttgaaaaataatttgttattgGTGTCCTAGAGATTAGTAATCACGTGGGGGTATCACCCTCTCATCAAtctctatgaaagctaaaatgtATGGAGTCAGAAAATCTTGAATTCAATTTTTAATATGAATAAGATTCTTATGGTCACAGATGGATTTTGTCTCAACTTATCATGTTAATAGGTTGGAGACTTATGTGAGCATCATCCTCAAGGTCCGAGTTTAGACCTATATTGGATGtccaaaaaatcataaatggtaAGCTTTATTTGCAGGATGccgggggtctgctgtaattttcTTTACAGCACCCcactttaataaataagaagtgtttaaattttttttaaaaataaaataaaattatgaatgtatttTGATCGTGTTTACGAATCTAACGGTATAATTttcatcccaaacaaaaatcaaattcatcacaagatagacatataatgttacgggtttatattcaacggttcacaattttcatctctttttcatgttcaatttgatttttgtataagacaaaaaatataccattatACTCGTAAACCTGATCAAAACAcatccataattttttaaaaataaaataaattttttttaatcccttTAGAgtcattacagcgggacctgctgtaaaaaatttacaacgGGTCCTAGCCACCCTTATTTGCATCCCACTATTTTCAAATCACACCCCAGTATATTTGCATCCCATATTTGTAGTGAAATCACACCCCTAAACTAATTTAACGTTAGTAAATCAAGAATCTGATCACCCCTAAATTGATGCAAACTCATAGatccaaaataaataaaccaTAAAAACATGTATTTAAGTTAATTCGTGAACTGCATAAGTTTCACGGATACACATAAAGTTATTTACGCGCAACTTAACAGTTGTGATGGAATAATAATTGAGATCTCAGCGACTGAAATCCCTATTTGCATATATGGTGCTTTGGTAAAGCGGTCTACGCTATAAGTTAGCATTTGCGCTTTACCAAAGAGaccctatatatatagaagatgATGAGAATGAATTATTTGAGAGGTGGTCAAGTTGAGGGTCAACAGCCAACCGAATGTGAAGACATAGAAAAAGATGACGTTGACTGGAAGTAAATGTTTATTAGAAAATGAAAGTTGGTGTAGTCATGGTTTGCAAAGCTTGGTTAAGTAAATAATCATCAAAAGAATTACGTTATCCTTTTATGTTTATTGGTTAGTTTGCTTCATGAACAAGTTCTTACTTCTTACCGGATTTGTTAAGAATTCATTTTTAAGTTTGTGAAAGAAAATGTTGAACAGGACTCCATTGATGGTCTTCCACCATGAAACAATATATATCCAATCCAACTTAATTGATTGAGCGGATGCGGTTGACTCATGAATGGGAGTGGTAGGTAGTTGGCTTTTATATTAGTGAATGTAGCCACGTAGGGGGGTGATGATGTGGTTGTTGGAGCAATTGATGAAGGACAACTATGCTAATTATTGTATGGTCATAATCATATGCATGCACTAAAATAATATTCGCTCAGTATCGCTACTTGCACCAGAGGGAATTACTTGATCACTTTATGCCCTAACCATTGCTAATCAGGTTTAATTAGTTACTAATGCTATTTACTGTTAGTCTTTAATTGTGTTTAGGTACTGATAGTGATGGTATTTTGGTTGTACTGTTAAGCGTGCCACACTTGGTGGCACTGACATTGCTTTTGAGAAATGTTCAAGACCTATTTCTTATGCTATTCActagtatatatttttttggcaAGTGATAACACGAAGctatacaaatttatcttttatataTTCGATTTGAGTTTAAATTCGGATCGTCATGTACACACGTTAAAATTTTTCATGATGACAAAGAAAGTTGATCAAAATTCAATGCGTGATCACATGGATATTGCTCTCATTCTTATGAAATCAAACTCATAATCTTTTGATATATAATTTTTGATACTAAAGAGATTTATCACTATTCACTAGCTTTCACTATGTATATTTGATTGGGATAAGGAACATTTATTGTGAGGACAAGATTTTTGGTAATTGTTGCTTCTTAACATAGAAAAGTAGACTTGTTATTGATGTTTGTGGACATATTTGGGATTTGGTTGTCCTTGCTTTGGACAGGCACTGCCTTGGTTTTTATATGTTGGCCTCTGGggttgaaaaataatttatgtGATTGGTGTCCTAGTAATCACTTGGGGTTATCACCCACTCATCAATCTCTTTGAAGTTAAATTGTATGGATTCGGAAAATATTGAATTCGATTCTTAATGAGTAATATTATTGTGGTCACGCATTCTCATGTCAGTAGGAAGGAAACTTCTGTGAGCATCATCTTGAAGGCCCGAGTTTTAAGCCTATATTGGATGTCCAAAAGACGAGCTTTGTATGATAACGTTATTGGTTACCCCAAAAATTATAGGGGGTAAGCTTTATTTGCATCTCACTATTTTTAAATCACATCCCAACATATTTACACCCCATGTTTGTGGTGAAAGTAAGAGGTGTGTCATTATTTGCCCTAACTTCATATACATTTGCTCAAACTGATTCGTCAACCTGCAATGATACAATCAAGAAACCTCTAAACTAATTTAACTTTAGTAAATTAAGAATCTAAGTGCCCCTAAATTGATACAAACTCACAGATCCAAAacaaataaaccctaaaaactcaCCATTGTGATAGAACAGGGATGGTATGCTCAATGGGGTGTAGGGCATGTTCACAAATCTCCCTTTTTGCTTGTAAGTCTCTCGTTGAAGGATTTGGGTGGGGTGTGATAATCTT
This DNA window, taken from Tripterygium wilfordii isolate XIE 37 chromosome 20, ASM1340144v1, whole genome shotgun sequence, encodes the following:
- the LOC119987005 gene encoding thaumatin-like protein; its protein translation is MKKRNQTSVPTMAVMIQPLLALMLFTTLFSHISATTITLFNKCTHPVWPGIQPGAGKPILARGGFKLLPNKAYSLNLPPLWSGRLWGRHGCSFNANGHGRCATGDCGGSLFCNGIGGTPPATLAEITLGNDQDFYDVSLVDGYNLAMSITPSKGSGKCSSAGCVSDLNLMCPIGLQVRSRDNRRVMACKSACFAFNSPRYCCTGSFGNPQSCKPTAYSKIFKTACPKAYSYAFDDPTSIATCTRGNYLITFCPNHR